The following coding sequences are from one Malaciobacter pacificus window:
- a CDS encoding sensor histidine kinase, which translates to MLNLGPFHSKQLCIVENKKKLEPMREIIHTNTQKGEKFNFYIKNNKNIEIISFLPIKNLSNKTVAYIVSHSKSDIIKSSLTSTMTIRILSFFISLVIIYLIYRQIKSNIQIKIEKEKLQYKTNEQTILLSLFDQGDSVLFKWNNDDNWSINYVSQSVSRLLGYTQDEFLNGEVHYADCIDKQDLQTVISEVEEGSKSDSKFFQHKPYRLIAKDGKSKWVLDYTVVLRDDNGNTTHYLGYITDITEQKENERLIAEQSKLVAMGEMIGNIAHQWRQPLSVISTASTGLKLQKEYNTLTDEIFIRTCDSINDNAQYLSKTIDDFRNFIKGDRKVVEFKLADTIESFLHLVEGSIKSNDIEIIKDIDENIIINGYPNELVQCFINIFNNSKDAFKNKEDDKLIFISTELKEDKVTIIFKDNAGGIRDDILPKVFEPYFTTKHQSQGTGLGLHMTYNLIVDGMNGTIEAHNINYKYNGKEYSGAEFKIILPLK; encoded by the coding sequence ATGCTTAACTTAGGTCCATTTCATTCAAAACAACTATGTATAGTAGAAAATAAAAAGAAACTTGAACCAATGAGAGAAATAATACATACTAATACTCAAAAAGGTGAGAAGTTTAATTTTTATATTAAAAATAATAAAAATATTGAAATCATCTCTTTTTTACCAATCAAAAACTTATCAAATAAAACAGTAGCTTATATTGTCTCCCACTCAAAATCAGATATTATAAAATCATCACTAACTAGTACTATGACTATTAGAATATTATCTTTCTTTATATCACTAGTGATAATATATCTCATCTATAGACAAATCAAATCAAATATTCAAATTAAAATTGAAAAAGAAAAGCTTCAATACAAAACAAATGAACAGACTATCTTACTTTCATTATTTGACCAAGGAGATTCAGTACTTTTTAAATGGAATAATGATGATAATTGGAGTATTAATTATGTATCACAAAGTGTATCAAGACTCTTAGGATATACACAAGATGAGTTTTTAAATGGTGAAGTTCATTATGCTGATTGTATTGATAAGCAAGATTTACAAACTGTAATAAGTGAAGTTGAAGAGGGAAGTAAATCAGATAGCAAATTTTTCCAACACAAACCATATAGGCTTATAGCAAAAGATGGTAAGTCAAAATGGGTATTAGATTATACTGTGGTATTAAGAGATGATAATGGAAATACTACACACTATTTAGGATATATAACAGATATAACTGAACAAAAAGAGAATGAAAGATTAATTGCAGAACAATCAAAGCTTGTAGCAATGGGTGAGATGATAGGGAATATTGCACATCAATGGAGACAACCACTATCAGTTATATCAACTGCATCTACAGGGTTAAAACTTCAAAAAGAATATAATACACTTACAGATGAAATATTTATAAGAACCTGTGATTCAATAAATGATAACGCACAGTATCTATCAAAAACTATAGATGACTTTAGAAACTTTATAAAGGGTGACCGAAAAGTAGTTGAGTTTAAATTGGCTGATACTATTGAAAGCTTTTTACATCTTGTAGAGGGTAGTATAAAGAGTAATGATATAGAAATTATAAAAGATATAGATGAGAATATAATTATAAATGGCTATCCAAATGAATTGGTTCAATGTTTCATCAATATATTCAATAACTCAAAAGATGCTTTTAAAAATAAAGAAGATGATAAGCTTATTTTTATATCTACAGAACTAAAAGAAGATAAAGTTACTATTATATTTAAGGATAATGCAGGAGGTATACGTGATGATATACTTCCTAAGGTTTTTGAACCATACTTTACAACAAAACATCAATCTCAAGGGACAGGTCTTGGACTTCATATGACTTACAACTTAATAGTAGATGGGATGAATGGAACTATTGAAGCTCATAATATAAATTATAAGTACAATGGAAAAGAGTATTCTGGAGCTGAATTTAAAATAATCTTACCATTAAAGTAA
- a CDS encoding transposase, producing MQIESKIIGIINDKLKNPIYETLRLLNMKTILTKSNFSKKEGVAVHMVVLHFVYMLVMNKKISTFMDQSNDSFKKDVYYRLLSNTSYNWRKLLSLSSLKILSLLHKVQDSKLVRVLILDDTVEDKVGKNIEGSCDNLWSNKAKRKIRGVNVVSLNYSDGYSNFMLDFAIAMNSYARVKIEEFTNIIDHRTNAHKRRLESLKGKSQIAIEMIKRAVASGIYADYLLVDSWYSKPVFIETMNELGLQVISRMVNNDRIWNFTGEKKTLDGIYNKFKKLKSIKMGQYGKKIKFEYFSTIVEHKKAGKLKIVFIKTKENLIPIVSTNLILSDEEIIDIYKRRWDIEQGYKELREHFGFGKEENRIYEALIARITLSFFTYNVVSYINRISNEPKTIGGLFKDLECELHTLAIAMQAFLAILDEIAKIEEVVNRNEDFTAIIDLLRDVTGKLLGFRCES from the coding sequence ATGCAGATAGAATCCAAGATCATCGGTATTATAAACGATAAGTTAAAAAATCCAATCTATGAAACATTACGTTTGTTAAATATGAAAACTATTTTAACCAAGAGCAATTTTTCTAAAAAAGAGGGAGTTGCTGTTCATATGGTTGTATTACATTTTGTATATATGCTGGTTATGAATAAAAAAATATCAACCTTTATGGATCAAAGTAATGATAGTTTCAAAAAAGATGTATATTATCGATTACTTTCCAATACTTCTTATAATTGGAGAAAACTATTATCTCTTAGTTCTTTAAAGATCTTATCACTACTTCATAAAGTGCAAGATTCAAAGCTAGTAAGAGTTCTTATACTTGATGATACTGTTGAAGATAAAGTTGGTAAAAATATAGAGGGAAGTTGTGACAACCTTTGGAGCAATAAAGCAAAGAGAAAAATCAGAGGTGTAAATGTTGTATCACTAAACTATAGTGATGGTTATTCAAATTTTATGTTGGACTTTGCAATTGCTATGAACAGTTATGCAAGGGTAAAGATAGAAGAGTTTACAAATATTATTGATCATCGAACCAATGCACATAAGCGAAGATTGGAAAGCTTAAAAGGGAAATCACAAATTGCTATAGAGATGATTAAAAGAGCAGTAGCTAGTGGTATATATGCAGATTATCTGCTTGTAGATAGCTGGTATTCTAAACCTGTATTTATAGAAACTATGAATGAACTTGGATTGCAAGTCATTTCAAGAATGGTAAACAATGACAGGATATGGAATTTTACAGGAGAGAAAAAGACCCTTGATGGCATCTATAACAAATTTAAAAAGCTTAAATCTATCAAGATGGGTCAATATGGCAAAAAGATAAAGTTTGAGTATTTTTCAACCATAGTTGAACATAAAAAAGCTGGTAAATTAAAAATTGTTTTTATAAAAACAAAAGAGAATTTAATACCAATCGTATCAACCAATCTTATACTTAGTGATGAAGAGATTATAGATATTTATAAAAGACGATGGGATATAGAACAAGGGTATAAAGAACTTCGTGAACACTTTGGATTCGGAAAAGAAGAGAATCGAATCTATGAAGCTTTGATAGCCAGAATTACACTATCTTTTTTTACATACAATGTTGTTAGCTATATAAATCGTATCAGCAATGAACCTAAAACAATTGGTGGATTGTTTAAAGATTTAGAATGTGAACTTCATACTCTAGCAATAGCTATGCAAGCATTTTTAGCTATTTTAGATGAGATTGCAAAAATTGAAGAAGTTGTCAATAGAAATGAGGATTTTACAGCTATCATTGATCTATTAAGAGATGTGACTGGAAAATTGCTTGGTTTTAGGTGCGAAAGTTAA
- a CDS encoding cache domain-containing protein, producing the protein MKIKNIILLILLFISINTIVYFITEINSKQRIDLVLKEDLNKLQIHFEILNTTQKNIAYAISQSIMRNTDAIKFLSESYTATEEQNNINREKLNTQLQEQYRIAKKQGVLQLQFVNRDNISFLRVHKPSKFGDDLTEIREDYKIANETKEPIRGFTQGRTAHGFRNTFPLFDKNNIHIGAMEISFSSAKYQIYLNNVSNMHSHFLVNNLTFAR; encoded by the coding sequence TTGAAAATAAAAAATATTATATTATTAATATTACTTTTTATATCTATAAATACCATAGTATATTTCATTACAGAGATAAACTCAAAACAAAGAATAGATTTAGTTCTAAAAGAAGATTTAAACAAACTACAAATCCATTTTGAAATTTTAAATACAACACAAAAAAACATTGCTTATGCTATTTCTCAATCAATAATGAGAAATACAGATGCTATTAAATTTTTAAGTGAGTCCTATACAGCAACTGAAGAGCAAAATAACATCAATAGAGAAAAACTAAATACCCAACTACAAGAACAGTACAGAATCGCTAAAAAACAAGGTGTATTGCAACTACAATTTGTAAATAGAGATAATATATCTTTTTTAAGAGTACATAAACCATCAAAGTTTGGTGATGATTTAACTGAAATAAGAGAAGACTATAAAATAGCAAATGAAACAAAAGAACCTATTAGAGGTTTTACTCAAGGAAGAACTGCTCATGGATTTAGAAATACTTTTCCTTTATTTGATAAAAATAATATCCATATAGGTGCAATGGAAATCTCTTTTTCTAGTGCAAAATATCAAATTTACTTAAATAATGTAAGTAATATGCATTCTCATTTTTTAGTAAATAACTTAACTTTCGCACGTTAA
- a CDS encoding tyrosine-type recombinase/integrase, translated as MAKLVKPLSDIVIKKAEIKDKDYKLSDGQGLCLIVRANGTKYFRFDFVYGSKRKSTSFGVYPEVTLKEAREKREEARQLLANNINPISQKRIKKASESLTLGNVIDEWIELRKKSASVATVTQNKRMFKNITDWLGTIAIKDIKRVNIINILEKVQNRGTIETAHRLLSLINKVYMYAVTKEYIEHNIIADIDKKAVLVPNKKDSHLAAITEIKDIKQLLNDINTLGDRFRSDISTVFIFKIIPYVFVRSENIRLMEWDELDLDNAIWDIPKDKMKMNVDFVFPLPKQAVKIIREIEPYSRPRSKYVFPSNIRINQGVSRAVLSDTLKRLGYQDVHSFHGFRSMFSTIANELYKEHGFHSDIIEACLAHKEKNKVRAAYNRESKYKYFEEKKELIQWYADWLDKLIEI; from the coding sequence ATGGCGAAACTTGTTAAACCTTTATCTGACATAGTAATCAAAAAAGCTGAAATTAAAGATAAAGATTATAAATTAAGCGATGGTCAAGGATTATGTTTAATTGTAAGAGCAAATGGAACAAAATATTTTAGATTCGATTTTGTTTATGGTTCTAAAAGAAAATCTACCAGTTTTGGAGTTTATCCTGAAGTTACTTTAAAAGAAGCTAGAGAAAAGAGAGAAGAAGCTAGACAATTATTGGCTAATAATATTAATCCTATCTCGCAAAAAAGAATTAAAAAAGCTTCAGAATCATTGACTTTAGGAAATGTTATTGATGAATGGATAGAACTTAGAAAAAAAAGTGCAAGTGTAGCAACTGTTACTCAAAATAAAAGAATGTTTAAAAATATTACTGATTGGTTAGGTACCATTGCTATTAAAGATATTAAGCGAGTTAATATCATAAATATTTTAGAAAAAGTGCAAAATAGGGGAACTATTGAAACTGCACATAGACTATTATCATTAATAAATAAAGTATATATGTATGCGGTAACAAAAGAATATATTGAACATAATATAATTGCAGATATAGATAAAAAAGCTGTTTTAGTACCAAATAAAAAAGATTCACATTTAGCAGCTATTACAGAAATAAAGGATATTAAACAGTTGTTAAATGATATCAATACTTTAGGGGATAGATTTAGAAGTGATATCAGTACAGTATTTATTTTCAAAATAATACCTTATGTATTTGTAAGAAGTGAAAACATTAGGTTAATGGAATGGGATGAATTAGATTTAGATAATGCAATTTGGGATATTCCAAAAGATAAAATGAAAATGAATGTAGATTTTGTTTTCCCTTTACCTAAACAGGCAGTCAAAATAATTAGAGAAATAGAACCATATTCAAGACCTAGAAGTAAGTATGTATTTCCTTCTAATATAAGAATAAATCAAGGTGTTTCAAGAGCAGTATTATCTGATACATTAAAAAGATTAGGTTATCAAGATGTGCATTCATTTCATGGTTTTAGAAGTATGTTCTCAACAATTGCAAATGAATTATATAAGGAACATGGTTTTCATTCAGATATTATTGAAGCCTGTTTAGCTCATAAGGAAAAAAATAAAGTAAGAGCTGCTTATAATAGAGAATCAAAATATAAATATTTTGAAGAAAAGAAAGAATTGATTCAATGGTACGCTGATTGGTTGGATAAGTTAATTGAAATTTAA
- a CDS encoding YciI family protein, with product MQYLVIAYDYDNALDKRMENRPAHVEGTQKLMAEGKIISACALIEEEKMVGSSVLTNFEDDNEFDEWLENEPYVTGGVWNMDEIQVVPVKVMPNPSK from the coding sequence ATGCAATATTTAGTAATAGCTTATGATTATGATAATGCACTAGATAAAAGAATGGAAAATAGACCAGCACATGTTGAAGGAACTCAAAAATTAATGGCCGAAGGTAAAATTATTTCTGCTTGTGCTTTAATTGAAGAAGAAAAAATGGTTGGATCTTCAGTGTTAACTAACTTTGAAGATGACAATGAATTTGATGAGTGGTTGGAAAATGAACCATACGTGACAGGTGGTGTTTGGAATATGGATGAAATCCAAGTCGTTCCTGTTAAGGTTATGCCAAATCCAAGTAAATAA